In Candidatus Zixiibacteriota bacterium, one DNA window encodes the following:
- a CDS encoding bifunctional 5,10-methylenetetrahydrofolate dehydrogenase/5,10-methenyltetrahydrofolate cyclohydrolase — MPARIIDGKAIAAQVRAALSPRIAALKRHGVHPRLAAVLVGDNPASVSYVGTKKKTAEEIGIASEIIHRPASTSQAELAALVDELNARAELHGYIIQSPLPAGLDEAALVAQIDPAKDVDGFHPFNVGALTLGHGKMLPCTPAGIVELLVHAQVRIPGAEVVVLGRGNIVGRPLSILLSLKSARGDATVTLCHSRTRDLAAHTKRADILILAMGQAEMITGDMVKPGATVIDVGSNRIADPAAPKGYRWVGDAHFPSVSEVAGAITPVPGGVGPMTVAMLLQNTVTAAEDWLVRRGTTTDSSLPSTSFGTSRSE; from the coding sequence ATGCCCGCCCGCATCATCGATGGTAAGGCGATTGCCGCACAAGTGAGAGCGGCATTGTCGCCGCGCATTGCGGCGTTGAAACGGCACGGTGTCCATCCCCGCCTGGCCGCTGTCCTCGTTGGCGACAATCCCGCTTCAGTTTCTTATGTCGGCACCAAGAAGAAAACCGCCGAGGAGATCGGTATCGCCTCGGAGATCATCCACCGTCCGGCGTCGACCTCCCAGGCCGAGTTGGCGGCACTGGTCGATGAACTGAACGCGCGGGCTGAACTGCACGGCTATATCATCCAATCGCCGCTTCCCGCCGGACTGGATGAAGCCGCGCTGGTGGCGCAGATCGATCCGGCCAAAGACGTCGACGGATTTCACCCGTTCAACGTCGGGGCTCTGACGCTGGGTCATGGCAAGATGCTCCCGTGCACACCCGCGGGGATTGTGGAATTACTGGTCCACGCCCAAGTCCGCATCCCCGGCGCCGAAGTCGTCGTGCTCGGGCGCGGCAACATCGTGGGTCGTCCATTGTCAATTCTGTTATCATTGAAATCGGCGCGCGGTGATGCCACGGTCACGCTCTGTCACAGTCGCACACGCGATCTGGCTGCGCACACAAAACGCGCTGACATTCTCATTCTGGCCATGGGGCAGGCCGAGATGATCACCGGCGACATGGTCAAACCGGGCGCGACCGTGATCGATGTCGGCTCCAACCGCATCGCCGATCCCGCCGCACCGAAGGGATACCGTTGGGTCGGTGATGCGCATTTCCCATCGGTATCCGAAGTGGCTGGAGCGATCACGCCGGTCCCCGGCGGCGTCGGCCCGATGACCGTGGCCATGCTGCTGCAAAACACCGTCACCGCCGCCGAGGACTGGCTCGTGCGACGCGGAACAACAACAGATTCCTCGCTTCCATCAACTTCGTTCGGGACAAGTCGCTCGGAATGA
- a CDS encoding NAD(+)/NADH kinase — MKRLGIIVNVQRPDAEETVSTIERWAKAADWPIVAQHRIDMVRTPDFASAPKDLFANRIDLLLALGGDGTILTSARTVAESGIPVLGIHLGSLGFLTVVYPTDVIGALDRIRAGDFFIERRMMLEVSESGGGERWSGLNDVVLDKGGIARIVTLRVHLNGEFLSEIAGDGLIVATPTGSTAYALSVGGPIMMPTMQGFVMAPISPHTLAQRPMVFAAADRLQVTVRSVAGPAMLTVDGQLARHLGEGVTVEIGKSPHDALLVDFADRSFLRVLREKLHWGIGPGER; from the coding sequence ATGAAACGCCTGGGCATCATCGTCAACGTTCAGCGTCCCGACGCCGAGGAAACGGTGTCGACGATCGAGCGGTGGGCCAAGGCCGCTGATTGGCCCATCGTGGCGCAACACCGGATCGACATGGTCCGCACGCCCGACTTTGCGTCGGCGCCGAAGGACCTCTTCGCGAATCGCATCGACTTGCTTCTGGCGCTCGGCGGTGACGGGACGATTCTGACCTCGGCGCGAACCGTCGCTGAATCCGGCATCCCGGTCCTGGGTATTCACCTCGGATCGCTCGGCTTCCTCACGGTGGTCTATCCCACCGACGTCATCGGGGCGCTCGATCGGATTCGTGCCGGCGATTTCTTTATTGAACGGAGGATGATGCTCGAAGTTTCCGAGTCCGGCGGCGGTGAGCGTTGGTCAGGGCTCAACGACGTCGTCCTCGACAAGGGTGGGATCGCCCGGATCGTCACGCTGCGGGTTCACCTCAATGGCGAATTCCTCAGCGAGATCGCCGGCGACGGACTCATCGTCGCCACCCCAACCGGTTCGACCGCATACGCCCTCTCCGTCGGGGGACCGATCATGATGCCGACCATGCAGGGATTCGTCATGGCGCCGATCTCCCCACATACACTGGCCCAACGGCCGATGGTCTTCGCGGCGGCCGACCGGCTTCAGGTCACCGTCAGGTCCGTGGCTGGCCCGGCGATGCTGACCGTGGATGGCCAGTTGGCACGCCACTTGGGCGAAGGTGTCACGGTGGAAATCGGAAAGTCCCCGCATGACGCGCTTCTGGTCGACTTTGCCGATCGTTCCTTCCTGAGGGTCTTGCGCGAGAAGCTGCACTGGGGCATCGGCCCCGGCGAGCGCTGA
- a CDS encoding HEAT repeat domain-containing protein, translating to MLLAFDLTAHAQTDSARVDRLFMWATAGDIRFAAGVQPAKDSLAAMGPVAARWLAFKLRTSDARERRALSEIFQKIGPVATPYLVPCLDSSGEDMPANTANALGLIGDTAAVEPLIAHLGHREHRVRSEVATALGKTKDKRAVDSLIVTLQTDDDSDVRKSAAVALGSIGDSSAAPALVRALEDPFYGVRLSAQRSLTRLVPPPSGLLIDAISVLSGAARYCAVVALGGCPDAAAHKTLLHFLGSPDPYERGFAIEGLAIHPSQQERKRVDALKRKEKDPFVRAQMERLERRAEANQDRKREK from the coding sequence GTGCTCCTTGCCTTCGACTTGACCGCTCACGCCCAGACTGACTCGGCCCGGGTCGATCGTCTCTTCATGTGGGCGACGGCGGGCGATATACGCTTCGCCGCCGGAGTCCAGCCGGCCAAGGATTCGCTGGCTGCAATGGGGCCTGTGGCGGCACGCTGGCTGGCCTTCAAACTGCGCACGAGCGATGCCCGGGAGCGACGCGCACTCAGCGAGATCTTCCAGAAGATCGGCCCCGTAGCGACACCGTATCTGGTCCCGTGCCTGGATTCGAGCGGTGAAGACATGCCGGCCAACACCGCCAATGCCCTGGGGTTGATTGGAGATACCGCCGCGGTTGAACCGCTCATTGCGCACTTGGGCCATCGCGAGCATCGTGTCCGCTCCGAGGTGGCCACGGCGCTCGGCAAGACGAAGGACAAACGCGCCGTCGACAGTCTTATCGTGACACTCCAGACCGACGACGACAGCGATGTACGCAAAAGCGCCGCCGTGGCCCTCGGATCGATCGGCGATTCCAGCGCGGCACCGGCGCTGGTCAGAGCACTGGAGGACCCATTCTATGGCGTCCGTCTCTCGGCGCAGAGATCGCTGACACGGCTCGTGCCACCCCCATCCGGACTGTTGATCGATGCGATCTCGGTGTTGAGCGGCGCGGCGCGCTATTGCGCCGTCGTGGCGTTGGGGGGATGTCCCGATGCGGCCGCCCATAAGACGCTGCTCCACTTCCTGGGCAGCCCCGATCCGTACGAGCGCGGATTCGCCATCGAGGGACTGGCGATCCACCCGAGCCAGCAGGAGCGAAAACGGGTCGACGCGCTCAAACGTAAGGAGAAGGATCCCTTCGTCCGCGCACAGATGGAGCGACTTGAACGACGCGCCGAGGCGAACCAAGACAGAAAAAGGGAGAAATAA
- a CDS encoding GAF domain-containing protein, translated as MALCTFCPTFNGPAIAGAVQGALELAKGGSSMLTAILAGATLLSGMVILALAARAHTRSGCQRMGVMALAYSLWSAVILAIQVGPPSVTQAGSLTLPKAAIPFAVSLSLGLTIAVYSSIRRRGMTSTTRARGLKNDDIWQAIVRATTASASLDEMLFSVAAVLRHATSAQAAHVFKISHARRRALRIGTITEATASINRSPINRQEDRGHALSDLAWQAAVKSDLAVAPMTPTGDSSTLALPFGSDGVALAVMVLDNPRLQAQVSADRRMLLSIGALVGRALADWTGAAMGARYSRLCDNLRRLFPALATTDRFERGLTAIADGLRGVCDVDYLSVSWLDRSRFHENRVSMLLTDGRGPDESVLENRRRWPISDSQTQRVMAMRRALITPDLRMASVDGLLDGEPWECRLGMRSRLVAPILDGDEIRGTITVAHRRVAFYGESEIHVLAVIADVLSLWLRGLEGHRDANRLRAVETFVQRLRDDVDSWSDDAALLQDAKELLDVSGMRLFRYDSEERTLEQVAAAGRVGRSAQSGPMPLDCLPWHRWALGSHRLLQIDQGDPESLMTANEAESTLAAGIKTGCVVPITVGDQWLGALNVLEMRDPDRSRLDRMDRLLLSNLASVLASRWTRQRVMAPPGSSPSTDIDATRELHRRIVNPLTSIIGSAELIRHKQADLSLETMKYLKTIERCAASVHESVVSFMAELGEHSGFVPPRHGRNGDEDVTWCRAGDGSAGRTGLTRPASFLEANHGVSCPESMLAAGPGHGVDTARSRFATVVR; from the coding sequence ATGGCGCTTTGCACATTCTGCCCGACCTTCAACGGCCCGGCGATCGCCGGGGCCGTGCAGGGAGCCCTCGAACTGGCGAAGGGGGGAAGTTCAATGCTCACCGCAATCTTGGCAGGAGCCACCCTGTTGTCCGGGATGGTCATCCTTGCGCTCGCCGCGCGGGCGCACACCCGGTCCGGCTGTCAGCGGATGGGAGTCATGGCGCTGGCGTATTCCCTCTGGTCGGCCGTCATCCTGGCCATTCAAGTAGGCCCACCTTCGGTCACTCAAGCTGGGTCACTAACCCTCCCCAAGGCGGCGATCCCCTTCGCCGTGAGTCTCTCTCTGGGACTGACGATCGCCGTTTACAGTTCCATTCGCCGCCGCGGGATGACAAGCACGACCCGCGCACGCGGGCTGAAGAACGACGATATCTGGCAGGCGATCGTCCGCGCGACCACCGCGAGCGCTTCACTCGATGAGATGCTGTTCAGTGTCGCGGCTGTCCTGCGCCATGCGACGTCGGCGCAGGCGGCACATGTGTTCAAGATCAGCCATGCCCGTCGCCGGGCCCTGCGGATCGGCACGATCACTGAGGCGACAGCGTCCATCAATCGCTCACCCATCAACCGGCAGGAGGACCGTGGCCATGCCCTGAGTGACCTGGCCTGGCAGGCCGCCGTGAAGTCCGATCTCGCTGTCGCTCCAATGACTCCAACCGGTGATTCCTCGACCCTCGCCTTGCCCTTCGGCAGTGATGGCGTCGCGCTGGCGGTCATGGTCCTCGACAACCCCCGGCTGCAGGCGCAAGTCTCTGCGGACCGTCGCATGCTTTTGAGCATCGGGGCATTGGTCGGCCGCGCCCTGGCCGACTGGACCGGTGCCGCGATGGGCGCTCGGTACAGCCGTCTCTGCGACAACCTGCGCCGTCTGTTTCCGGCTCTGGCAACTACCGATCGGTTTGAGCGCGGCTTGACGGCGATCGCAGACGGGCTGCGCGGTGTCTGCGACGTTGACTATCTGTCCGTGTCATGGCTGGACCGCTCCCGGTTCCATGAGAATCGCGTCAGCATGCTCCTCACCGATGGCCGTGGGCCGGACGAGAGCGTCCTCGAGAACCGCCGCCGCTGGCCGATCTCTGACAGCCAGACGCAGCGGGTCATGGCCATGCGCCGCGCTTTGATCACGCCCGATCTGCGCATGGCCTCCGTGGATGGTCTCTTGGATGGCGAGCCATGGGAGTGCCGCCTCGGGATGCGGTCCCGCCTGGTCGCGCCGATACTCGACGGTGACGAGATCCGGGGGACGATCACCGTGGCACACCGGCGCGTGGCATTCTACGGCGAGTCCGAGATCCATGTCTTGGCAGTCATCGCGGATGTGCTGTCTCTTTGGCTGCGCGGGCTGGAAGGGCACCGTGATGCCAATCGACTGCGTGCCGTGGAGACCTTCGTACAGCGCCTCCGCGATGATGTCGACTCATGGTCGGATGATGCCGCCCTGCTCCAAGACGCCAAAGAGCTGCTCGACGTCTCCGGGATGCGTCTGTTCCGCTACGACTCCGAGGAGCGGACCTTGGAGCAGGTCGCCGCGGCAGGACGGGTCGGTCGCAGCGCCCAATCCGGCCCGATGCCACTCGATTGTTTGCCCTGGCACCGCTGGGCGTTGGGCAGTCATCGCCTCCTGCAGATTGACCAGGGCGACCCCGAGTCCCTGATGACCGCCAACGAGGCGGAATCGACGCTCGCCGCCGGGATCAAGACCGGCTGCGTGGTCCCCATCACCGTCGGCGACCAGTGGCTCGGTGCGCTCAACGTGCTCGAAATGCGTGATCCCGATCGCTCCCGTCTGGACCGAATGGACCGCTTGCTCCTGTCCAATCTGGCCTCGGTTCTCGCCAGTCGATGGACGAGACAACGCGTCATGGCGCCGCCGGGGAGTTCCCCGAGCACCGATATCGATGCGACCAGGGAATTGCACAGACGCATCGTCAATCCGCTGACGAGCATCATTGGATCGGCGGAACTGATCCGCCACAAACAGGCCGATCTCTCTTTGGAGACCATGAAGTACCTGAAGACGATTGAGCGTTGTGCCGCCAGCGTGCACGAGTCGGTTGTCAGCTTCATGGCTGAACTCGGCGAGCATTCCGGCTTTGTTCCTCCTCGGCACGGCCGAAACGGCGACGAAGATGTGACCTGGTGCCGAGCCGGCGACGGGAGCGCCGGACGGACTGGCCTGACCCGCCCCGCGTCGTTCCTGGAAGCCAACCATGGCGTATCGTGTCCCGAGTCCATGTTGGCGGCGGGACCCGGTCATGGCGTGGATACCGCGCGATCCCGATTCGCAACCGTGGTTCGATGA
- the xseB gene encoding exodeoxyribonuclease VII small subunit has product MATTNQGPNVTSAPQKFEDAFARLQEIVETLESGDVPLEEALTLYTEGIALVRVCGEKLTAAQQRIEQLNAESAVTPAEGE; this is encoded by the coding sequence ATGGCCACCACGAACCAAGGACCGAACGTCACTTCTGCGCCGCAGAAGTTCGAGGATGCCTTTGCGCGCCTGCAAGAGATCGTCGAGACGCTGGAGTCCGGCGACGTTCCTCTGGAGGAGGCGTTGACCCTTTATACCGAGGGGATCGCCTTGGTCCGTGTCTGCGGCGAGAAGCTGACCGCGGCCCAGCAGCGCATCGAGCAGTTGAATGCCGAGAGCGCGGTGACCCCGGCTGAAGGAGAATGA
- a CDS encoding ATP-binding protein translates to MQSFRSASAPTERKTGLPLAGADPLALSTGRLMRREEKMRVLGEMASGIIHDLNNLLGAILGRAQIVQIKSDVEEIKRQVAQIEKIAVQGGATVKRLQDFIREGERDSLQPTDLNQVITDAVEVTRHRWETQAQQHGIVYTIDVERGSEVTVSGTHSDLVDAAANLILNAIDAMPQGGPLTLAARRDGPRCLLSVTDEGTGMTPEEIGKVFSPFYTTKGSQGSGLGLAVVHGVVTRHHGHIRVESTVGKGSRFVIELPATDQTVTEPAIKTAATGAHGRRVLLVDDDTTILDVIGEALRAAGHDVDAIDNGARALGAMRDGRYDVVVTDLGMPGVTGWEVARAARDMTPRLPVIIISGWGAQIDKKQLSDCGVDALLAKPFRLEQIRETVARVALPSTATPA, encoded by the coding sequence ATGCAGAGCTTCAGAAGCGCAAGCGCCCCGACTGAGCGGAAGACAGGTTTGCCGCTGGCCGGCGCGGACCCCTTGGCACTGTCCACAGGCCGTCTCATGCGACGCGAAGAGAAGATGCGCGTCCTCGGTGAGATGGCTTCCGGGATCATCCACGACCTCAACAATCTCCTCGGCGCCATTCTCGGTCGGGCACAGATCGTGCAGATCAAGTCCGACGTCGAGGAAATCAAGCGCCAAGTGGCGCAGATCGAGAAAATCGCCGTCCAGGGCGGCGCCACGGTCAAGCGGCTGCAAGACTTCATCCGGGAAGGGGAGCGGGACTCTCTACAGCCAACCGACTTGAACCAGGTCATCACCGATGCCGTCGAGGTGACACGACACCGTTGGGAGACGCAAGCCCAGCAGCACGGCATCGTCTACACCATCGACGTCGAGCGCGGCTCGGAGGTGACCGTCTCCGGCACTCATTCGGATCTGGTGGACGCCGCCGCCAATCTGATTCTAAACGCCATCGATGCGATGCCACAAGGCGGCCCTTTGACGTTGGCCGCCCGTCGTGATGGACCCCGTTGCCTGCTGTCCGTGACCGACGAGGGAACCGGCATGACCCCCGAGGAAATCGGGAAGGTCTTTTCGCCGTTCTACACGACCAAAGGATCCCAGGGTTCGGGATTGGGTTTGGCGGTCGTGCACGGTGTCGTCACCCGCCACCACGGACACATCCGCGTCGAATCGACGGTGGGAAAGGGCAGCCGTTTCGTCATCGAACTGCCGGCGACCGATCAGACGGTGACCGAGCCGGCCATCAAGACGGCCGCGACGGGAGCGCATGGTCGCCGGGTTCTGTTGGTCGATGATGACACGACCATCCTCGACGTCATCGGGGAGGCGTTGCGGGCGGCCGGCCATGATGTCGATGCCATCGACAATGGGGCCCGGGCGCTGGGCGCCATGCGCGACGGTCGCTATGATGTCGTCGTAACCGACTTGGGAATGCCGGGCGTGACGGGATGGGAAGTGGCCCGGGCCGCGCGTGACATGACGCCGCGTCTGCCCGTGATTATCATCTCCGGGTGGGGCGCGCAGATCGACAAGAAGCAACTCTCCGACTGCGGCGTCGATGCCCTGCTGGCCAAGCCGTTCCGTCTGGAACAGATTCGTGAGACCGTGGCCCGCGTGGCGCTGCCCTCCACGGCAACCCCTGCTTGA
- the xseA gene encoding exodeoxyribonuclease VII large subunit, producing the protein MVSHGSGNLPVITHPDKIYRIGEITQIIKGVLEETIGPIWVEGEISNYKLHTSGHRYFSLKDEAAALRCVMWRGMGQRLGFEPTDGLRVRAFGQLTVYPPQGTYQLVASQIITVGIGPLEIAFQKLKEKLLREGLFEPERKRPLPVFPSTVGVVTSPTGAAFVDITRTIGERHPGMRIVLCPARVQGEGAREEIVRAIERLNARDDVEVLIVGRGGGSLEDLWPFNEETVARAIAASRLPVISAVGHEVDYTIADMVADMRAATPTAAAQIVTEGWVRAQRDLPNLAHGLLRAVNAIVGSRRQHWERLRLSHAMRRPADLLQQWSQRLDDTHDRLQRAIDLRLQQGRERLSAVGSRLDALSPEGVLRRGYSITRRRGDNVPLRDASAVSSGQLLETRLSVGTITSKVTSTHVPPAAQTEDKGL; encoded by the coding sequence ATGGTTTCGCACGGCTCAGGCAATCTGCCCGTCATCACCCACCCGGACAAGATCTACCGGATTGGCGAGATCACCCAGATCATCAAAGGGGTCCTTGAGGAGACCATCGGGCCGATCTGGGTCGAAGGGGAAATCTCGAACTACAAGCTGCATACTTCCGGCCATCGCTATTTCTCTCTGAAAGACGAGGCGGCGGCACTGCGCTGCGTGATGTGGCGCGGCATGGGCCAACGGCTGGGGTTCGAACCGACCGATGGCCTGCGCGTGCGCGCCTTCGGGCAGTTGACTGTCTATCCGCCTCAGGGGACCTACCAATTGGTCGCCTCCCAGATTATCACCGTCGGAATCGGACCGCTGGAGATCGCCTTTCAGAAACTGAAGGAGAAACTGCTGCGCGAAGGACTCTTCGAGCCGGAGCGCAAGCGCCCGCTCCCGGTTTTCCCAAGTACCGTGGGAGTGGTCACATCGCCCACCGGGGCCGCATTCGTCGACATCACGCGCACGATCGGCGAGCGTCACCCGGGGATGCGGATCGTTCTCTGTCCCGCGCGCGTCCAGGGGGAAGGAGCCAGAGAGGAGATTGTTCGCGCCATTGAGCGGCTCAATGCCCGTGACGATGTCGAAGTTCTGATCGTCGGTCGAGGCGGCGGCTCGCTGGAGGATCTGTGGCCGTTCAACGAGGAAACGGTCGCCCGCGCCATCGCCGCATCGCGCCTGCCGGTGATCTCGGCCGTGGGACATGAAGTCGACTACACGATCGCCGACATGGTGGCCGACATGCGTGCCGCCACGCCGACCGCGGCCGCACAGATCGTCACGGAAGGCTGGGTTCGTGCGCAGAGGGACCTCCCGAATCTGGCGCACGGTCTTCTGCGCGCGGTGAATGCCATCGTCGGATCGCGGCGCCAGCACTGGGAACGGCTGCGCCTGTCACATGCGATGCGGCGCCCCGCCGATCTTCTGCAGCAATGGTCCCAGCGCCTGGACGACACACACGACCGCTTGCAGCGCGCCATCGACCTCCGACTTCAGCAGGGACGGGAACGTCTCAGTGCTGTCGGCAGTCGATTGGATGCACTGTCCCCCGAAGGGGTCCTGCGACGCGGGTATTCCATTACACGTCGGCGGGGCGACAATGTCCCGTTGCGCGACGCCTCGGCGGTGAGTTCCGGACAGCTTCTGGAGACACGCCTGAGCGTGGGGACCATAACTTCAAAGGTGACATCGACCCATGTCCCACCGGCGGCCCAAACCGAGGACAAGGGGCTTTAG
- the rnhC gene encoding ribonuclease HIII, whose product MRPVRATATRNGTSDQADSEGTSAIPVAQRRAGTDESGKGDYFGPLVIAAVAADFVAAARLSDWGVTDSKKLSDGRAQALARQIVQAKIPHTIVAIGPEKYNELHGRMKNLNRLLAWGHARAIENLLEITPVELVIADQFGDAALIEKALFAKGRSVRLVQMPQGERDVVVAAASVMARADFLRRLKALSQATGVDLPKGAGPPVDDAAARIIARFGVEKLTGLAKCHFKNTAKAQSLAAGRR is encoded by the coding sequence ATGCGTCCCGTCCGCGCCACGGCCACTCGCAACGGCACCTCGGACCAGGCCGATTCGGAGGGCACGTCCGCAATCCCGGTGGCGCAGCGACGTGCCGGGACAGACGAGTCGGGGAAAGGGGACTACTTCGGACCCCTGGTCATCGCCGCGGTGGCGGCGGATTTTGTCGCGGCGGCGCGATTGTCCGATTGGGGCGTGACCGACTCAAAGAAGCTCTCTGATGGACGAGCGCAAGCGCTCGCGCGGCAGATCGTACAGGCGAAGATTCCGCACACCATCGTCGCCATCGGCCCCGAGAAATACAACGAACTCCACGGTCGCATGAAGAATCTGAACCGTCTGCTGGCGTGGGGACACGCACGCGCCATCGAAAACCTGCTGGAGATAACGCCGGTTGAGCTGGTCATTGCCGATCAGTTCGGGGATGCCGCACTGATCGAAAAGGCCCTCTTTGCCAAGGGCCGGAGCGTCCGTCTTGTCCAGATGCCGCAGGGGGAGCGCGACGTCGTTGTGGCCGCCGCCTCCGTGATGGCCCGCGCCGACTTCCTTCGCCGGCTGAAGGCGCTGTCCCAGGCGACGGGAGTGGACCTCCCCAAGGGAGCCGGGCCACCGGTCGACGACGCGGCGGCCCGGATCATTGCTCGCTTCGGAGTGGAGAAGCTCACCGGCCTGGCCAAATGCCATTTCAAGAACACCGCCAAGGCGCAATCCCTCGCCGCCGGCCGACGCTGA
- a CDS encoding polyprenyl synthetase family protein yields MSLAQARPVMNSLRDFWERERRRIEAELERWLPESAAVQSRLWAAMRYAALGEGKRLRPVLAVAGFQSLRGQGEAIYPVAASLEMLHTYSLVHDDLPCMDDDDTRRGRATVHVAFDEATALLAGDALQATAFELLAHFATPEITALIARAIGADGMAGGQMADLDAEGEVPTEKLVVDIHRRKTGALIAAAIVAGGMMAGADEPTQRQLDGYGRPLGLAFQIIDDLLELTQSAEALGKPTGSDLKHQKVTYPAAVGNDTACRHAARLVAEAKTALTSYPGDPAILLALADFVIERDR; encoded by the coding sequence GTGTCGCTGGCGCAGGCGCGACCGGTCATGAATTCTCTGCGCGACTTCTGGGAACGCGAACGGCGGCGCATCGAAGCCGAGCTCGAACGCTGGCTCCCGGAATCGGCGGCGGTACAGTCCCGTCTGTGGGCAGCGATGCGCTATGCCGCCTTGGGCGAGGGCAAACGCCTGCGTCCTGTCTTGGCCGTGGCCGGCTTCCAATCGCTGCGCGGACAGGGGGAGGCGATCTATCCCGTGGCGGCGTCCTTGGAGATGCTGCATACCTACTCGCTGGTCCACGATGACCTCCCATGCATGGACGACGATGACACGCGTCGCGGCCGTGCCACCGTCCATGTGGCCTTTGACGAGGCCACAGCCCTGTTGGCCGGTGATGCCCTGCAGGCTACGGCATTCGAGCTCTTGGCGCACTTCGCCACGCCGGAGATCACCGCCCTGATCGCCCGTGCCATCGGCGCCGATGGCATGGCCGGCGGACAGATGGCCGACCTCGATGCCGAGGGCGAGGTCCCAACCGAGAAACTGGTCGTCGACATCCACCGACGCAAGACGGGAGCGCTCATTGCCGCTGCCATTGTCGCCGGTGGCATGATGGCCGGTGCCGATGAGCCGACCCAGCGGCAATTGGACGGCTATGGCCGCCCCTTGGGTCTGGCGTTTCAGATCATCGATGATCTTCTGGAACTGACGCAGAGTGCCGAGGCGCTCGGGAAACCGACCGGCTCGGACCTGAAGCATCAGAAGGTCACGTATCCGGCCGCGGTGGGGAATGATACCGCCTGCCGCCATGCCGCAAGATTGGTTGCCGAAGCGAAGACGGCCCTCACATCGTATCCCGGCGATCCGGCGATTCTGCTGGCGTTGGCCGATTTCGTGATCGAACGCGACCGTTAA
- a CDS encoding TIGR00282 family metallophosphoesterase produces MKLLFIADITGRPGRWVVSQLLWGFKRKYEIDFVVANVENAAGGYGITAEMSEKLFTYGIDVQTSGNHIWDRPDAAQLLNAEARLLRPANYPPGVPGHGSIVVPTASGVPVAVLNLQGRVYMKEIDCPFQIADREVARLREQTPIIFVDFHAEATSEKQALAYYLDGRVSAVIGTHTHVQTADERILPEGTAYLTDAGMTGPHDSVLWVRPQDAIKRFLTGLPHKFQMADGDIKMCGVVVDIDESSGRARSIERFRLDYDGKQSVREYFGLPPREVTEVDPCPVPPNDV; encoded by the coding sequence ATGAAACTCCTCTTCATCGCCGATATCACGGGACGGCCCGGACGCTGGGTCGTGTCGCAGTTGCTGTGGGGGTTCAAGCGCAAGTATGAGATCGACTTCGTCGTCGCCAACGTCGAGAACGCCGCGGGCGGATATGGCATCACGGCGGAAATGTCCGAGAAGTTGTTCACCTACGGCATCGATGTGCAGACGTCGGGCAATCACATCTGGGACCGTCCCGATGCCGCCCAGTTGCTCAATGCCGAGGCGCGATTGTTACGCCCCGCCAACTACCCGCCGGGTGTCCCCGGCCATGGGTCGATCGTCGTGCCGACCGCATCGGGTGTTCCGGTCGCCGTCCTCAACCTCCAGGGTCGCGTCTACATGAAGGAGATCGACTGCCCCTTCCAGATCGCCGACCGCGAGGTGGCGCGACTGCGCGAGCAGACGCCGATCATCTTCGTCGATTTCCATGCCGAGGCGACGTCGGAGAAGCAGGCCCTCGCCTACTATCTCGATGGTCGGGTCTCGGCGGTGATCGGCACGCACACGCATGTACAGACCGCGGATGAACGTATCCTGCCCGAGGGCACGGCATATCTCACCGATGCCGGAATGACCGGACCGCACGATTCGGTCCTCTGGGTCCGACCGCAGGACGCGATCAAGCGCTTTCTCACCGGCCTGCCGCACAAGTTCCAGATGGCCGACGGCGACATCAAGATGTGCGGCGTCGTCGTGGACATCGACGAATCCTCGGGACGGGCGCGCTCCATCGAGCGCTTCCGTCTCGACTATGATGGCAAGCAATCGGTGCGCGAGTACTTCGGCCTGCCGCCACGCGAGGTCACAGAAGTCGACCCGTGCCCGGTCCCGCCGAATGATGTCTGA